Proteins encoded within one genomic window of Empedobacter falsenii:
- the asnA gene encoding aspartate--ammonia ligase, with protein MSRALLRREQAISFVKEEFSKGLQKELNIIPVSGPLVVLDGTGINDDLNSIERPVKFPIKSLNDKNAVVVHSLAKWKRIRLKELEIEPGEGIITDMHALRPDEDYSPIHSIYVDQWDWEKVIVPQDRQLDYLFSTVKSIYEVIKQTEQNVEAKYPQLKAVLPEQITFISSEDLLQKYPTFTPKQRENAICKEFGAVFIYGIGGELSNGELHDARAADYDDWSTENSAGFRGLNGDILVWNPVLESAFELSSMGIRVDKEALTKQLEIRDSSDRKNLLFHSMLLDDQLTESIGGGIGQSRMCMFMLKSRHIGEVQASIWDGKVKEKLKEESIELL; from the coding sequence ATGAGCAGAGCATTATTACGTAGAGAACAAGCAATCTCTTTTGTAAAAGAAGAATTTTCGAAAGGATTACAAAAAGAATTAAACATTATTCCAGTTTCTGGACCATTGGTAGTTTTGGATGGAACAGGTATTAATGATGATTTGAATAGTATCGAAAGACCTGTAAAGTTCCCTATAAAATCTTTGAATGATAAAAATGCGGTGGTTGTGCATTCTTTGGCAAAATGGAAACGTATTCGTTTGAAAGAATTGGAAATTGAGCCAGGCGAAGGAATTATAACAGATATGCACGCTTTGCGTCCGGACGAGGATTATTCGCCAATTCATTCTATTTATGTTGATCAGTGGGATTGGGAAAAAGTAATTGTTCCACAAGATCGTCAATTGGATTATCTTTTTTCGACAGTAAAATCAATTTATGAAGTTATTAAACAAACGGAGCAAAATGTAGAGGCGAAATATCCACAATTGAAAGCTGTTTTACCAGAACAAATTACATTTATTTCGTCTGAAGATTTACTACAAAAGTATCCAACATTTACGCCGAAACAACGTGAAAATGCAATTTGTAAAGAATTTGGAGCTGTTTTTATTTATGGAATTGGAGGAGAATTGAGTAATGGAGAATTACACGATGCACGTGCCGCTGATTATGACGATTGGAGTACAGAAAACAGTGCTGGTTTTAGAGGTTTGAACGGTGATATTTTAGTTTGGAACCCTGTTTTAGAATCTGCTTTCGAGTTATCCTCGATGGGAATTCGTGTGGATAAAGAAGCTTTGACGAAACAATTAGAAATTAGAGATTCTTCGGATCGCAAGAACTTATTATTTCACTCAATGTTGTTAGATGATCAGTTAACAGAATCAATTGGAGGTGGAATTGGACAATCTCGTATGTGTATGTTTATGTTAAAATCTCGACATATTGGCGAAGTACAAGCAAGTATTTGGGACGGAAAAGTAAAAGAAAAATTAAAAGAAGAAAGCATCGAATTATTATAA
- a CDS encoding glycosyltransferase family 25 protein: protein MKTKPLYQTYLINLDRAIDRLELMQKEFEKCEITYERISAVDAKTLDSSTYKVKNKYDRDLVPGEIGCYLSHVKTLETFLTSENDFALIIEDDAILVDDFKSAVEKAMNQYDDLKVKDHWDVLKLFNRKRKHIKIADVDQKYIIAACGTSIPITTIAAIWTRKAAEKFLNKIKTPLPTIQRPIDCDLQHAWEFDLRIYNLLPSLVKPAPVETQIQIDRSLRKSKFPRQIQYELNRLFPKYFYLINHHGFKKFYDSFIAKKNERIS, encoded by the coding sequence ATGAAAACTAAACCATTATACCAAACCTACTTAATTAACCTTGATCGAGCTATAGATCGGCTTGAATTGATGCAAAAAGAATTCGAAAAATGTGAGATTACTTACGAAAGAATTTCTGCTGTAGATGCCAAAACTTTGGATTCGTCAACCTATAAAGTAAAAAATAAATATGACCGCGATTTAGTTCCTGGAGAAATTGGTTGTTATTTGAGTCATGTGAAAACGCTAGAAACTTTTTTGACTTCTGAAAATGATTTTGCTTTGATTATAGAAGATGATGCAATTTTGGTTGATGATTTTAAATCTGCTGTAGAAAAAGCGATGAATCAATATGATGATCTAAAAGTAAAAGATCATTGGGATGTTTTGAAGTTGTTTAATAGAAAACGAAAACATATCAAAATAGCTGATGTTGACCAAAAATATATAATTGCAGCTTGTGGAACAAGTATTCCAATCACAACAATTGCTGCAATTTGGACAAGAAAAGCAGCAGAAAAATTTCTGAATAAAATTAAAACGCCGCTTCCTACAATTCAACGTCCTATTGATTGTGATTTACAGCATGCTTGGGAATTTGATTTAAGAATATATAATCTTCTTCCATCGCTTGTTAAACCAGCTCCAGTAGAAACGCAAATTCAGATTGATCGCAGTTTAAGAAAGTCTAAATTTCCAAGACAAATTCAATACGAATTGAATCGATTATTTCCTAAATATTTCTATTTAATCAATCATCATGGTTTCAAAAAATTCTATGATAGTTTTATTGCAAAGAAAAACGAACGTATTTCTTAG